One part of the Sorangiineae bacterium MSr11954 genome encodes these proteins:
- a CDS encoding amino acid adenylation domain-containing protein has translation MSDAPVDRSKLTPKQRALFELLRKSQRPNPEPPLSTIPRRGSDVERIPASHAQRRLWFFDQLEPGSPAFNMARRVRLVGRLDLDALEYAFNALLRRHEILRTTFEAEGGEPLQRIHAPSPRSLPRVDLSALAAPERAAEASRMAHEEARKPFDLEKGPLLRCTLLRFGEHEHELLATMHHIVTDGWSMGIFVRELATHYRAAHLGRPSAIDELPIQYADYALWQHQRLTEKALERPMAFWTDLLDGAPAALELPTDRPRPPAQTYRGALHHLELPPDLVGGLRELARREGVTLFMTMLAAFQVLLGRYAGQDDIVVGSPVANRSQAELDGLIGFFINMLPLRTKLNGDPPFRELLQRVKEMALGAYAHQELPFELLIGKLGAARDLGRSPLVQAVFVLQNAPKVQLDLGDELKLDFEDIETATSKFDLTLYADETKHGFQCSFEYDSDLFDAASIERMARNFRVLLEGAVQDPGTRIGSLPLLTAEEAQWFDAWNGPPPIDVPACIPAPFERQVQATPDAIALVHGHERLRYDELNRRANRLAHRLRALGIGPDVVVGISAERSPRLIVGILGILKAGGAYLPIDPNYPKTRVAHMLSHSGVSVLLTERHLVEKLPEHGAHSIYLDEEAPPADEHNPEHFSHPELLGYVMYTSGSTGRPKGVAMRTGALCNLVAWQIANSVAREGTRTLQFPSFSFDVSFQDTFSTLNTGGTLVLSSDEQRMDASQLLELLAAEHIERLFIPVVMLHQLARRATPQMCARLSLREITIGGEVLRVNDDVRAFLRSIPGCRLFNHYGPTETHVTTSWKGPELADHIPDLPPIGRPLTHVSAHVLDPSLQRVPLGVPGEVFHGGVQVARGYYRDPALTAERFIPDPYGPPGSRMYRTGDHARLQDGELRFLGRKDGQVKLRGYRIELGEVEAALRRQAGVREAVVLAREDTPGEKRLVAYIQADGDAPAATTLHDALARDLPEYMVPSLYVKMESWPLTPSGKLHRKGLPPPDDAALRVSRTDDAARTPMERAVADAFAAVLGLQHVGLNDNFFLLGGHSLLATQLILRLRSLLELQVPIRAIFEAPTVRALSERLGASERGWKVSAPPLTRARAERREHPPLSFAQQRLWFLDRLEPSSTAYTIPFALRLHGDLRVDALRLAIEDIVRRHEVLRTTFPLHDGAPVQRIHAPSPWALPVIDLAALSPAVQEGAVQRYADSLAREPFELARGPLLRTSLCRLGEADHVLIGAMHHIVSDGWSIAVLIRELTAHYEARRDGRVAQLPELPVQVVDHAIWQRDWLEGRILEEQLGYWKHRLAGVTPLELPTDRPRSGSSDRAGAEVSIAIPGALADGLRGLAQREEATIFMVLLAALQSLLGRWCGQTDIAVGTPIAERPHEELEELIGFFVNTLVLRSDLGGDPTFAELVAQVKETTLGAYAHQAIPFERLVEALSPPRDLGRTPLFQVMLTLQNAPAETLRLAGLTARGFELAPGPAMFDLSLDLREEGSLLRGSFRYAPALFDRITIERLRERFLSVLESVVRDPEVRVSRLPLLTSGEQAILARINDTERAHSGPRCIHECFEAQVARTPEADAVVFEGQRLSYRALNERANQLAHHLRVRGVGPEIVVGLLLERSAEWLVAVMGILKAGGAYLPLDPNHPRARLARILQMSRAGIVVVHSRLREKLADCSVETLGIDELPPAEGLQPLDPVEKRVRADHAAYVIYTSGSTGAPKGVVVEHRSVVNLWQSYVRIVSEVGRGPLRVSLNAPLTFDASIQQWAHLLSGHTIVIVPEAARLDPRQMMAWVKAERLDAVDVTPSQLRTWLDVGLADIRLLEVGGEAIDEELWSRLRAIPKMVAVNEYGPTECTVDTTICVISSGAPSEEATSERATSEEATSERPSLGEPVDNTQLYVLDRGHDIVPLGVAGELYIAGEALARGYLNDPAQTAARFVPNPFGRPGSRMYRTGDIVRRDSDSVLRYVGREDGQVKIRGNRIELGEIEAVLVAHPHVREAVVVQADGRGGDGDARLIAYWLPTGEPPPSPTLREHASRALPGYMVPAAYVMLDRWPLTPNGKLDRRALPKPVYEASAADAPRSSLERALMDVFADVLQLPRVGLHDDFFALGGHSLLAVRLAIRIEKTLGRSVSLSQVIHTPTVAGLSAAMEEGSAAPPSTILPLRTTGALPPLFFVHAIGGSALGYQSLARALGDEQPFYGLQAAGIDGGERPCTTVEDMVQRYLEAIRNIQPKGPYRLGGWSFGGVVAREMAHRLIERGEQVDALVLVDTWAPTFAGRSDPQSKQTLLLGLANELGLEVDPERLKALHPSDHLAHVGEQAALHGLCSAGAAESFITRLLHVLEAHIEALRGYVPRIYPGPITLIRAEEAPTAESARRLAEDPTCGWAEWSELPIEVHSVAGDHYSIVRPPNVTALAATLSRALRRLDRSN, from the coding sequence ATGAGCGACGCGCCCGTCGATCGCAGCAAGCTGACCCCAAAGCAGCGCGCCCTGTTCGAGCTCTTGCGCAAGAGCCAACGTCCGAATCCGGAGCCGCCGCTCTCCACCATCCCGCGACGTGGGAGCGACGTGGAGCGGATCCCCGCGTCGCACGCGCAGCGGCGACTGTGGTTCTTCGACCAGCTCGAGCCGGGCAGCCCCGCGTTCAACATGGCGCGCAGGGTGAGGCTCGTGGGGCGGTTGGATCTCGACGCGCTCGAATATGCATTCAACGCCCTGCTCCGCCGGCACGAAATCCTACGCACCACCTTCGAGGCCGAAGGCGGCGAGCCGCTCCAGCGGATCCATGCGCCTAGCCCGAGGTCACTGCCGCGGGTGGATCTGTCGGCGCTCGCCGCGCCGGAGCGCGCGGCCGAAGCCTCGCGCATGGCGCACGAAGAGGCGAGGAAGCCCTTCGATCTCGAGAAGGGACCGCTGCTTCGATGCACGCTCCTCCGCTTCGGTGAGCACGAGCACGAGCTCCTCGCGACCATGCACCATATCGTGACCGACGGGTGGTCGATGGGCATCTTCGTTCGAGAGCTCGCGACCCACTATCGAGCCGCGCACCTCGGGCGTCCGAGCGCCATCGACGAGCTGCCCATTCAATATGCCGATTACGCTCTCTGGCAGCACCAGCGGCTCACGGAAAAGGCGCTGGAGCGCCCTATGGCGTTTTGGACGGATCTCCTCGACGGAGCACCCGCGGCCCTCGAGCTCCCGACGGATCGCCCGCGACCGCCGGCCCAGACCTACCGCGGAGCGTTGCATCACCTCGAGCTGCCGCCCGATCTCGTGGGCGGATTGCGCGAGCTGGCCCGGCGCGAGGGCGTGACCCTGTTCATGACCATGCTCGCCGCCTTTCAAGTCCTCCTCGGTCGCTATGCTGGCCAGGACGACATCGTGGTGGGCAGCCCGGTGGCCAATCGAAGCCAGGCCGAGCTCGATGGCCTGATTGGCTTCTTCATCAACATGCTTCCGTTGCGGACGAAGTTGAACGGGGACCCGCCATTTCGCGAGCTCCTGCAGCGCGTGAAAGAGATGGCGCTGGGGGCGTACGCGCACCAGGAGTTGCCGTTCGAGCTGCTGATCGGAAAGCTCGGCGCCGCCCGGGATCTCGGTCGTTCGCCGCTCGTGCAGGCCGTGTTCGTGCTTCAGAACGCGCCGAAGGTGCAGCTCGATCTCGGAGACGAGCTGAAGCTCGATTTCGAGGACATCGAAACGGCTACATCGAAGTTCGATCTGACCTTGTATGCCGACGAGACGAAGCACGGATTTCAATGCTCCTTCGAATACGACTCCGATTTGTTCGATGCGGCGAGCATCGAACGGATGGCTCGGAACTTCCGGGTGCTGCTCGAGGGAGCCGTGCAGGATCCGGGCACCCGCATCGGATCGCTGCCGCTCCTCACGGCGGAGGAGGCGCAATGGTTCGACGCGTGGAACGGCCCGCCGCCGATCGATGTGCCGGCGTGCATCCCCGCGCCCTTCGAACGGCAGGTGCAGGCCACGCCCGACGCGATCGCCCTCGTCCACGGACATGAGAGGCTCCGTTACGACGAGCTGAATCGCCGCGCGAATCGCCTCGCGCATCGACTTCGGGCCTTGGGGATCGGACCCGACGTGGTGGTCGGGATCAGCGCCGAGCGATCGCCGCGCCTGATCGTCGGAATCCTCGGGATCCTGAAGGCGGGCGGCGCCTATTTGCCAATCGACCCCAATTACCCGAAGACACGCGTCGCGCATATGTTGAGCCATAGCGGCGTTTCGGTGCTGCTGACGGAACGTCACCTGGTCGAGAAGCTGCCGGAGCACGGCGCTCATTCCATTTATCTCGACGAGGAAGCGCCGCCTGCCGACGAGCACAATCCGGAGCATTTCTCCCACCCGGAGCTCTTGGGTTATGTGATGTACACGTCGGGCTCGACGGGCCGGCCCAAGGGCGTCGCCATGCGAACGGGCGCGCTGTGCAACTTGGTCGCGTGGCAAATCGCGAACTCGGTCGCGCGCGAGGGGACGCGCACCTTGCAGTTTCCGTCGTTTTCGTTCGACGTGTCGTTTCAAGATACCTTCTCGACCCTGAACACCGGGGGCACCTTGGTGCTCTCGTCCGATGAGCAGCGGATGGATGCTTCCCAGCTGCTCGAGCTGCTCGCGGCCGAGCACATCGAACGATTGTTCATCCCCGTGGTCATGCTGCATCAGCTCGCGCGGCGCGCGACGCCCCAAATGTGCGCGCGGCTCTCGCTCCGCGAGATCACCATCGGCGGCGAGGTGCTGCGGGTGAACGACGACGTGCGCGCGTTTCTGCGGAGCATCCCCGGCTGCAGGCTGTTCAATCACTACGGTCCAACGGAGACCCACGTGACGACGTCCTGGAAGGGCCCGGAGCTGGCCGACCACATCCCGGATCTTCCCCCGATCGGGCGGCCGCTGACCCACGTGTCGGCCCACGTTCTCGATCCGAGCTTGCAGCGCGTGCCGCTCGGCGTGCCCGGAGAGGTCTTCCACGGCGGCGTTCAGGTCGCGCGAGGCTACTACCGCGATCCCGCGCTCACGGCCGAGCGATTCATCCCCGATCCCTATGGTCCACCCGGCAGTCGCATGTACCGAACGGGTGATCATGCGCGCTTGCAGGACGGTGAGCTGCGCTTCCTCGGGCGGAAGGATGGGCAGGTCAAGCTCCGCGGGTATCGCATCGAGCTGGGGGAGGTCGAGGCCGCGTTGAGGCGTCAGGCCGGCGTGCGCGAGGCGGTGGTGCTCGCGCGCGAAGATACGCCGGGCGAGAAGCGGCTCGTGGCCTATATCCAGGCGGACGGCGACGCGCCGGCGGCGACCACGTTGCACGATGCCCTCGCGCGCGATCTCCCCGAGTACATGGTGCCCTCGCTCTACGTGAAGATGGAGTCGTGGCCGCTGACGCCGAGCGGGAAATTGCATCGGAAGGGGCTGCCGCCGCCCGACGATGCCGCCCTGCGCGTATCCCGGACGGACGACGCCGCGCGCACGCCGATGGAGCGAGCGGTCGCCGATGCGTTCGCGGCGGTGCTCGGATTGCAGCACGTGGGATTGAACGACAACTTCTTCCTGCTCGGCGGCCACTCGCTGCTCGCGACCCAATTGATTTTGCGGCTCCGAAGCCTCTTGGAGCTGCAAGTGCCGATTCGCGCGATCTTCGAGGCGCCCACGGTGCGCGCGCTGAGCGAGCGGCTCGGCGCGTCGGAGCGAGGGTGGAAGGTCTCGGCGCCGCCCCTTACGCGCGCCCGCGCCGAGCGACGGGAGCACCCGCCGCTCTCGTTCGCGCAGCAGCGGCTTTGGTTTCTCGACCGGCTCGAGCCCTCGAGCACCGCCTATACGATCCCGTTTGCCCTGCGCCTTCATGGCGATCTTCGAGTCGATGCCTTGCGGCTCGCCATCGAGGACATCGTGCGGCGGCACGAGGTGCTGCGGACCACATTTCCCCTGCATGATGGCGCCCCCGTTCAGCGGATCCACGCGCCTTCGCCGTGGGCCCTGCCCGTGATCGACCTGGCGGCGCTCTCGCCTGCGGTGCAGGAGGGAGCCGTCCAGAGGTACGCGGACTCGCTGGCGCGCGAGCCCTTCGAATTGGCGCGAGGTCCGCTCCTTCGGACGAGCTTGTGCCGGCTCGGCGAGGCCGACCATGTCCTCATCGGCGCGATGCACCATATCGTGAGCGACGGATGGTCGATCGCCGTCCTGATCCGCGAGCTCACGGCGCACTACGAAGCGCGGCGGGATGGCCGCGTCGCGCAGCTGCCGGAGCTGCCCGTGCAGGTCGTCGATCATGCGATCTGGCAGCGCGATTGGCTCGAGGGGCGGATCCTCGAGGAGCAATTGGGCTATTGGAAGCACCGGCTCGCCGGTGTGACCCCGCTCGAGCTGCCGACGGATCGCCCGCGATCCGGCTCATCGGATCGCGCGGGGGCCGAGGTCTCCATCGCGATTCCGGGCGCGCTCGCCGACGGGTTGCGCGGTCTCGCGCAGCGCGAGGAGGCGACGATCTTCATGGTGCTGCTCGCCGCGCTCCAATCCTTGCTCGGCCGGTGGTGCGGGCAGACCGATATCGCGGTGGGGACGCCTATCGCGGAGCGGCCGCATGAGGAGCTCGAAGAGCTAATCGGGTTCTTCGTCAATACATTGGTCTTGCGTTCGGACCTCGGCGGCGATCCCACGTTCGCGGAGCTCGTCGCGCAGGTCAAGGAGACGACCTTGGGGGCGTATGCGCACCAGGCGATCCCCTTCGAGAGATTGGTCGAAGCGCTCTCGCCGCCGCGCGATCTCGGCCGCACCCCGCTCTTTCAGGTCATGCTCACCTTGCAAAACGCCCCCGCCGAGACGTTGCGGCTCGCCGGGCTGACGGCCAGGGGCTTCGAGCTCGCGCCCGGGCCTGCCATGTTCGATTTGAGCCTCGATCTCCGCGAGGAGGGGAGCCTCCTTCGAGGATCGTTCCGTTACGCACCTGCGCTCTTCGATCGGATCACGATCGAACGCCTGCGTGAACGTTTCCTCTCGGTGCTGGAGTCGGTGGTGCGCGATCCAGAAGTCCGTGTGTCCAGGCTCCCTCTTTTGACCTCTGGAGAGCAAGCCATCCTCGCGCGCATCAACGACACGGAGCGCGCCCATTCTGGACCGCGCTGCATCCATGAATGCTTCGAGGCGCAGGTCGCACGAACGCCGGAGGCGGACGCCGTCGTATTCGAGGGGCAGCGGCTCTCCTATCGCGCGCTGAACGAACGCGCGAATCAGCTCGCTCACCACCTCCGCGTGCGCGGTGTGGGGCCGGAGATCGTCGTTGGGTTGCTGCTGGAGCGATCGGCGGAGTGGCTGGTGGCCGTAATGGGTATTCTGAAGGCGGGAGGCGCGTACCTGCCGCTCGACCCGAACCATCCTCGGGCGCGGCTCGCCCGGATTCTTCAGATGAGCCGCGCTGGCATCGTGGTGGTGCATTCGCGGCTGCGCGAAAAGCTCGCGGACTGCTCGGTGGAGACGCTCGGCATCGACGAGCTTCCCCCTGCGGAAGGGCTCCAGCCGCTCGACCCAGTCGAGAAGCGCGTGCGCGCAGACCATGCGGCCTATGTCATCTACACCTCGGGATCGACCGGGGCGCCCAAAGGGGTCGTGGTCGAGCATCGCTCGGTCGTCAATCTATGGCAGTCCTACGTACGAATCGTCTCCGAGGTGGGGCGGGGCCCGCTTCGCGTAAGCTTGAATGCGCCCCTCACGTTCGACGCGTCGATCCAGCAGTGGGCTCATCTGTTGAGCGGACATACGATCGTCATCGTGCCCGAGGCCGCCCGGCTCGACCCCCGGCAAATGATGGCGTGGGTGAAGGCGGAGCGACTGGACGCCGTGGACGTGACCCCATCGCAGCTGCGCACCTGGCTCGACGTCGGGCTCGCCGACATCCGGCTTTTGGAGGTGGGCGGCGAGGCCATCGACGAGGAGCTCTGGTCACGTCTTCGCGCCATCCCGAAGATGGTCGCCGTCAACGAGTACGGTCCCACGGAGTGCACGGTCGACACCACGATTTGCGTTATTTCATCCGGCGCACCGTCCGAGGAGGCGACCTCGGAGCGTGCAACATCGGAGGAGGCCACCTCGGAGCGCCCGTCCCTCGGGGAGCCGGTCGACAACACGCAACTGTATGTGCTCGATCGCGGACACGACATCGTACCGCTGGGGGTGGCCGGAGAGCTGTACATCGCCGGCGAAGCGCTGGCGCGCGGCTACCTGAACGACCCCGCGCAAACGGCCGCGCGCTTCGTCCCGAATCCATTCGGCCGACCGGGGAGCCGGATGTATCGAACCGGCGATATCGTGCGGCGCGATAGCGATTCTGTCCTTCGTTACGTCGGTCGCGAGGACGGACAGGTCAAGATCCGTGGCAACCGTATCGAGCTCGGCGAAATCGAGGCCGTGCTCGTCGCCCACCCCCACGTCCGCGAGGCGGTGGTGGTGCAGGCGGACGGTCGCGGCGGCGATGGAGACGCCCGGCTGATCGCGTATTGGCTCCCCACGGGCGAGCCTCCGCCCTCTCCGACCTTGCGCGAGCATGCGTCGCGGGCGCTGCCCGGATACATGGTGCCGGCGGCCTACGTAATGCTCGACCGATGGCCGCTCACGCCAAATGGCAAGTTGGATCGGCGTGCATTGCCGAAACCCGTATACGAGGCGAGCGCCGCGGACGCTCCGCGCTCGTCGCTCGAGCGAGCGCTCATGGACGTATTTGCGGACGTGCTCCAGTTGCCTCGTGTGGGCCTGCACGATGATTTCTTCGCGCTGGGCGGCCACTCGCTGCTGGCGGTGCGCCTCGCGATACGCATCGAAAAGACGTTGGGTCGTTCCGTGTCTTTGTCCCAGGTCATTCACACGCCGACCGTCGCGGGGCTGTCCGCCGCGATGGAGGAAGGCTCCGCCGCCCCGCCCAGCACCATCCTCCCGTTGCGTACGACAGGCGCCCTGCCGCCCCTCTTCTTCGTCCACGCCATCGGCGGCTCGGCGCTGGGATACCAAAGCCTCGCCCGCGCGCTCGGCGACGAGCAGCCCTTTTACGGTCTGCAAGCTGCGGGCATCGATGGCGGCGAGCGCCCCTGCACCACCGTGGAGGACATGGTTCAGCGGTACCTCGAGGCCATACGGAACATCCAGCCGAAAGGACCGTATCGTCTCGGGGGGTGGTCCTTCGGTGGCGTGGTCGCCCGAGAGATGGCGCATCGACTCATCGAGCGCGGCGAACAGGTGGACGCTCTGGTGCTGGTCGACACCTGGGCCCCGACCTTCGCTGGCCGCTCCGACCCGCAAAGTAAGCAGACGCTCCTCCTCGGGCTGGCGAACGAGCTCGGGCTCGAGGTCGATCCCGAACGACTGAAGGCGCTGCACCCCAGCGATCATCTCGCCCATGTCGGTGAGCAGGCGGCCCTTCACGGTCTCTGCTCCGCGGGGGCCGCCGAGTCGTTCATCACGCGGCTGCTCCATGTCCTCGAGGCCCACATCGAGGCGCTGCGCGGCTACGTGCCTCGGATCTATCCAGGGCCCATCACCTTGATCCGCGCCGAAGAGGCCCCCACGGCCGAATCCGCGCGGCGGCTGGCCGAGGATCCGACCTGCGGGTGGGCAGAGTGGTCGGAGCTGCCCATCGAAGTCCACTCCGTAGCCGGAGATCACTACAGCATCGTTCGTCCCCCAAACGTCACCGCACTCGCCGCGACATTGAGCCGTGCCCTACGCAGGCTCGATCGATCGAATTGA